GAGGATGCGGTGGAGGAGCACGGCTGGGACCTCCGGAACCCCTTCGAGCACTTGAAGCGCCGAAACCGCCGGGGGCAGCTCATCCCGCAGCGCAGGAAAAGCGACCCCCAGACCTTCCGGGTCCACGAGTGGCAGACGCTGATGGGGCACATGGCCCCCCACTACCGGCCCATCTGCGAGGTGATGGTGATGACCGGGATGATCTCCTCGGAGCTCGGACGGCTCACGGTGGGTGACATCCGGGGTGACCGGCTGCCGGTACAGGGGAGCAAGACCGTCTACCGGAAGCGGGAGATCGCGATCACGCCCGCGCTCCGGCGCCAGCTCGGCGAGCTCGCGGAGCGCCGACACGGAGACCACCTCATCACCTGGGAGGACGGCCGGCCCTGGAGCGAGACGAACGCGGCCAACGTGCGGTTTCGCAACGGTCCCTGGTCCAAGGCATTCCAGGCCTCGGGTCTTCCCTATCGGAAGCCCTACGCCACCCGGCACACCTTCGCCGCGTGGAACCTCATGCGGGGGGTCCACCCCGACAAAGTGGTCCGCCTCATGGGGCACGGCAGCCGGCAGATGATCTACGAGGTCTACGGGCGGTACGTGGAGGGGCTCGAGGACGACGTGGAGGCCATCGAGGAGTACCTGGAAGGCCCGAAAAACGGGAGCCCCCAGCTCGGCTCGGGTGACATTTGGGGTGACATCCGGCCGAAATTGGGGGCTAGCGAATTGTAAGTCCCCGCAGGGACTAAAGAATTTGTGGAGCGGGAAACGGGATTCGAACCCGCGACTTCGACCTTGGCAAGGTCGCACTCTACCACTGAGTTATTCCCGCCCGGGTGTGGGGTCGGGATTATGCCGATCCGGTGCGGGCGTGTCAACCCCCGCGTCGCTCCCCGCCTCGCTTCGGGCTTCGCCGCCCTGACGGCGGTAGACGTCGAGGACCTTCTTCACGTAGCGCTGGGTCTCGGGGTAGGGGGGGATGCCGCCGTGTCGTTGCACGGCGCCGGGGCCGGCGTTGTAGGCGGCGAGCGCGAGCTCGACGTTTCCGCCGAAGCGTTGGAGCATGGCGGCCAGGTAGCTCACGCCGCCCTGGATGTTCTCCCGCGGGCGAAAGGGGTTGCCCACCCCGAGCTCTTCGGCGGTGCCGGGCATGAGCTGCATGAGGCCTTGGGCGCCCTTGGGAGAGACGGCGCGGGGGTCTTCGCCGGACTCGACGTAGATCACGGCGCGCACGAGCCTGGGGTCCAGGCCGTGGCGCTCGGCTTCCCGCTCGGCGACGTCGCGCCAGGGGAGGACGGGGGGCGCTTCCCGGAAGAGCACGCTGTAGCCGGGCTGGGTCGGGGCGTCGGTGAAGGAGGGGGTGCCCTCGACGCTGCGGCCGGAATAGACGTCGGCGGCGCAGGGGCTGGACGCCAGGAGGCAGGCCGCCAGCGCCGCGGCACAGCACGCGCGGGCCCCCTTGCGAGCCCTGGAACCCGGAGAGGTCAAACGGTGCATCCGGTCTTCTTCCACCGACAGGGAAACGGCGGGTCCGTTTCGCCCACCTTGCGATTGGCTACGCCCTGCCCTCGTCGTTGCCCCGCTGGTCCTTGACCCACAGGCTCCCCGGCCGGCTCTTGGCGTACTTCTTGAGCTGGGCCGCCACGTCGGCCACCTCGCCGGGGTGGCTGAAGTCGCGCGTCTCGTTGGTGACGATGGCGATGGAGAGGCTCATGAGGGGGAAGGTGGTGCGGTGCCCCCGGCGGTCCTCGGACTCGATGCAGCCGCGTCGCCGGTCCTCGGGGTCGTAGTAGAAGGGGATCACCCGGTCGAAGCGCGCGACGACGGCCTTGGCCACGGGCACGGCCCGCTCGGGGGTGCTCACGACCACGAAGTCGTCGCCCCCGATGTGGCCCAGGAAGTCGTCGGGGTTGCCCACCTCCTGGACGGCTTCGAGGATG
The nucleotide sequence above comes from Thermodesulfobacteriota bacterium. Encoded proteins:
- a CDS encoding DUF3596 domain-containing protein is translated as MQQPAKVIPFPEQEKKRKEPKPRRFGYVIARCGRLSIRFTYFGEVVQRATGLEDNRKNHGKAHAFLAEIGKAIQAGTFRFEEAFPGASEQEKAKFARLEGHANEECQAGPTDVIIADYVGTWVTAHLDTERSVTKRRDYRSIINRHLLPQFGSLSFGDLTGVQVVDFVRGLDHLSPSRIRNILIPLRIIWEDAVEEHGWDLRNPFEHLKRRNRRGQLIPQRRKSDPQTFRVHEWQTLMGHMAPHYRPICEVMVMTGMISSELGRLTVGDIRGDRLPVQGSKTVYRKREIAITPALRRQLGELAERRHGDHLITWEDGRPWSETNAANVRFRNGPWSKAFQASGLPYRKPYATRHTFAAWNLMRGVHPDKVVRLMGHGSRQMIYEVYGRYVEGLEDDVEAIEEYLEGPKNGSPQLGSGDIWGDIRPKLGASEL
- a CDS encoding lytic transglycosylase domain-containing protein translates to MHRLTSPGSRARKGARACCAAALAACLLASSPCAADVYSGRSVEGTPSFTDAPTQPGYSVLFREAPPVLPWRDVAEREAERHGLDPRLVRAVIYVESGEDPRAVSPKGAQGLMQLMPGTAEELGVGNPFRPRENIQGGVSYLAAMLQRFGGNVELALAAYNAGPGAVQRHGGIPPYPETQRYVKKVLDVYRRQGGEARSEAGSDAGVDTPAPDRHNPDPTPGRE